The stretch of DNA CTTACCGTGAACTCATCATTCCGCTTCCCGAGACCTGCCATGTCCCCGCGTCTGGACTACTACAGCGCATCGCCCAAGGCGATGAAGGCCATGATCGCCATGGAAGCGCTCACCAGCAACCTGAGCATCGAAGCGCCGCTGTTGCAACTGATCAGGATCCGCGCCTCGCAACTCAACGGCTGCGCGTTCTGCACCGACATGCATTCGGTGGACGCGCGACGGGCCGGGGAGAGTGATCGACGCTTGTATGCAATTGCGGTGTGGCGCGACAGCAACTTCTTCAACCCGCGTGAGCGTGCGGCGCTGGCCTGGGCGGAGGCGGTGACGTTGCTGGCGGAGAGCCGCGTGCCTGATGAGGTGTATCAGCTGGCGCGCGAGCAATTCAGCGAAGGCGAACTGGTCGACCTGACAATGGCCGTGACCACCATCAACAGCTGGAATCGCCTCGCAGTAAGCTTCCGCCAAACCCCCAGCGAATGAGCCCGCCCTGATCGTTCCCACGCTCTGCGTGGGAATGC from Pseudomonas sp. P8_229 encodes:
- a CDS encoding carboxymuconolactone decarboxylase family protein; amino-acid sequence: MSPRLDYYSASPKAMKAMIAMEALTSNLSIEAPLLQLIRIRASQLNGCAFCTDMHSVDARRAGESDRRLYAIAVWRDSNFFNPRERAALAWAEAVTLLAESRVPDEVYQLAREQFSEGELVDLTMAVTTINSWNRLAVSFRQTPSE